The Aspergillus chevalieri M1 DNA, chromosome 5, nearly complete sequence genome includes a region encoding these proteins:
- a CDS encoding YjbQ family protein (COG:S;~EggNog:ENOG410PMX6;~InterPro:IPR001602,IPR035917;~PFAM:PF01894): MSWTQKQFTLPPRSRGSYLITDHVVSELPELRSYKVGLLHLFVQHTSCALSLNENWDDDVRADMSDALDRIAPEDRKGNLYRHDAEGLDDMPAHIKSSLVGASVTIPITNGRLNTGTWQGIYYMEFRASRHSRKVVATIQGEKA; the protein is encoded by the exons ATGTCCTGGACCCAAAAACAATTCACTCTCCCCCCGCGCTCCCGCGGCTCCTACCTCATAACCGACCACGTCGTCTCCGAACTCCCCGAACTCCGCTCCTACAAAGTCGGCCTCCTGCACCTCTTCGTGCAGCACACGAGCTGCGCGCTCTCGCTGAACGAGAACTGGGACGATGACGTGCGCGCAGATATGAGCGATGCGCTGGATCGCATTGCGCCCGAGGATCGCAAGGGGAATCTTTATAGGCATGATGCGGAGGGGTTGGATGATATGCCG GCACATATCAAGTCGTCGCTGGTTGGCGCTTCGGTTACGATTCCGATTACCAATGGACGGTTGAATACTGGGACTTGGCAAGGGATTTATTACATGGAGTTCCGGGCGAGTCGGCACTCGCGCAAGGTTGTTGCGACGATTCAGGGTGAGAAGGCGTGA
- a CDS encoding zinc-finger domain-containing protein (COG:C;~EggNog:ENOG410PPT3;~InterPro:IPR019401;~PFAM:PF10276), with product MLPIARSRIAALSSTWSSRFLSRASYSTTVPRFSENSMQANDPNPPTPKPNASATNATPVDAMGSWDYPLKEDPEVGERNRQLQAPNRANTWAASQQPREKAMTGPRFEQTIMELQPQPMAAIELIHKQPVRWTNKRIVSCDGGGGPLGHPKIFINTDKPEIATCGYCGLPFAHEHHRAYLKSLPSTSYPLEPTGDAAEVNEEQRVTPEALEQR from the exons ATGCTGCCCATCGCTCGCAGCCGGATCGCGGCTCTCTCCTCGACATGGTCCTCCCGCTTCCTCTCCCGGGCTAGCTACTCGACCACCGTCCCTCGCTTTAGCGAGAACTCCATGCAAGCCAATGATCCCAACCCGCCAACCCCCAAGCCCAACGCCTCCGCTACCAATGCCACCCCCGTCGACGCTATGGGTTCGTGGGATTACCCGCTGAAGGAGGACCCCGAGGTGGGCGAGCGGAACCGCCAGCTGCAGGCTCCTAACCGGGCCAACACATGGGCTGCGAGCCAGCAGCCGAGGGAGAAGGCTATGACTGGCCCGCGGTTTGAGCAGACGATTATGGAGTTGCAG CCCCAACCTATGGCCGCTATCGAACTCATCCACAAGCAACCCGTCCGCTGGACCAACAAGAGAATCGTCAGCTgtgacggcggcggtggtcCTCTTGGTCACCCCAAAATCTTCATCAACACCGACAAGCCCGAGATTGCCACCTGTGGCTACTGCGGTCTTCCTTTC GCCCATGAGCACCACCGTGCCTATCTCAAGTCGTTGCCCTCCACCAGCTACCCCCTCGAGCCTACCGGTGACGCTGCGGAAGTGAACGAGGAGCAGCGTGTGACTCCGGAGGCGCTGGAGCAGCGGTAA
- a CDS encoding putative dephospho-CoA kinase (BUSCO:EOG09264E6Z;~COG:H;~EggNog:ENOG410PI3Q;~InterPro:IPR027417,IPR001977;~PFAM:PF01121;~TransMembrane:1 (o233-258i);~go_function: GO:0004140 - dephospho-CoA kinase activity [Evidence IEA];~go_function: GO:0005524 - ATP binding [Evidence IEA];~go_process: GO:0015937 - coenzyme A biosynthetic process [Evidence IEA]) — protein sequence MLIIGLTGSIATGKSTVSSLLSSPPYSLPIIDADTLARRVVEPGTAGYKAIVEYFGPTTPDLLLPDKNDNNNGESKGGPLNRPALGRRVFGDSPERRRDRGVLNGIVHPAVRWEIYKALLTNYLSGKWAVVLDVPLLFESGLDLLCGTVVVVGVSDPEVQMARLRARDAHLSAEDAENRVRSQGDVKGKVARAESRGVSNARGVIVWNDSDKGALEGEVKRAMERIGGSSPRWWAWVLLVMPPVGVGVGIWNIVVNYLGMRRWEGRVKEEKAKL from the coding sequence ATGCTAATAATCGGCCTAACCGGCTCCATCGCAACCGGCAAATCAACcgtctcctccctcctctcctcacCCCCCTACTCCCTCCCCATAATCGACGCCGACACCCTCGCCCGCCGCGTCGTCGAGCCAGGAACCGCCGGGTACAAAGCCATCGTCGAGTATTTCGGGCCTACGACACCGGATCTCCTCCTTCCCGACAAAAATGACAATAACAACGGGGAAAGTAAAGGAGGCCCATTGAACAGACCAGCCCTTGGCAGAAGGGTGTTCGGGGATAGTCCCGAGCGGCGACGCGATCGGGGCGTTCTGAACGGGATTGTCCATCCGGCTGTACGGTGGGAAATATACAAGGCGCTTTTGACGAATTATTTATCGGGGAAGTGGGCTGTTGTTCTtgatgtgccgctgcttttcGAGAGCGGGCTGGATCTTCTCTGCGGGACGGTCGTCGTTGTTGGTGTTTCGGATCCAGAGGTGCAGATGGCGAGGCTTCGCGCGCGCGATGCGCATCTTTCCGCTGAGGATGCAGAGAATCGGGTGCGTAGCCAGGGCGATGTTAAGGGGAAGGTTGCGAGGGCAGAATCCCGAGGCGTGAGTAATGCGCGCGGGGTGATTGTTTGGAACGATTCGGATAAGGGGGCGCTGGAGGGAGAGGTGAAGAGGGCTATGGAGAGAATTGGGGGAAGTAGTCCGCGGTGGTGGGCTtgggtgttgttggtgatGCCGCCGGTgggagttggggttgggaTTTGGAATATTGTGGTGAATTACttggggatgaggaggtgggaggggagggtgaaggaggagaaggctaaACTTTAG
- a CDS encoding uncharacterized protein (COG:S;~EggNog:ENOG410PN30;~InterPro:IPR011057,IPR006913;~go_function: GO:0016846 - carbon-sulfur lyase activity [Evidence IEA]), whose protein sequence is MTSCPYIHLKKSADEFIHYHPYTSMLFKQFPRTTRSRLSSTYIHIISRLLPYSHTPRMTTKDVCGAAPGSQGHATHKPLPKEEAWKYRPPYLIQTPEAFGEIKWRGKCHCGQISYSLNLEKPLNAKFCHCRGCQLMHVEGSLLTAGGGGAGAPFQWAAIFPKSSITFDRGVRGLEFYCSSHYTREYEVPAKVSCSYCRTPIMDEGRNVCLLFPESIEFGEEEEEGERVKRCFEVSSHIFYSKRVVEIPDGKPKWAGMDEASELLDDYGNVKPED, encoded by the exons ATGACATCATGTCCATACATCCATCTCAAGAAGAGCGCAGATGAATTTATACATTATCACCCATACACATCCATGCTATTCAAACAATTCCCCCGTACAACGCGCTCCCGCCTCTCATCTACCTATATTCACATAATCTCCCGTCTCCTCCCCTACTCCCACACCCCCAGAATGACCACAAAAGACGTCTGCGGCGCCGCCCCAGGCTCCCAAGGCCACGCAACTCACAAGCCCCTCCCCAAAGAAGAAGCTTGGAAATACCGCCCGCCATACCTAATCCAAACCCCTGAGGCCTTCGGGGAGATAAAATGGCGCGGAAAATGCCATTGCGGACAGATCAGTTACTCACTGAATCTCGAGAAGCCGCTTAATGCCAAGTTCTGTCATTGTAGGGGGTGTCAGTTGATGCATG TGGAGGGGTCGTTGCTAACTGCTGGCGGTGGTGGGGCAGGCGCACCCTTCCAATGGGCCGCTATATTCCCCAAATCCAGCATCACTTTCGACCGGGGCGTGCGCGGGCTGGAGTTCTATTGCTCCTCGCATTATACCCGTGAGTATGAGGTTCCTGCGAAGGTATCGTGTTCGTACTGTCGGACGCCGATTATGGATGAGGGGAGGAATGTTTGTTTGTTGTTTCCGGAGAGCATTGagtttggggaggaggaggaggagggggagagggTTAAGCGGTGTTTTGAGGTTTC GTCCCATATATTTTATAGTAAACGGGTAGTGGAAATTCCAGATGGGAAGCCCAAGTGGGCAGGGATGGATGAGGCGAGTGAGTTGTTGGATGATTATGGGAATGTGAAGCCTGAGGACTAG
- a CDS encoding uncharacterized protein (COG:S;~EggNog:ENOG410PSM5), which produces MPAAKAGAKPEKTMSSRLMTMGFMQRSAAAKKSRASTEGSQTPDSKRARLSTEASPEPAVKPSSDLEAISAAIAAEEEKRREALSKQAAEAGDTEWVLDYPGVNQQAARPIVVAAGSLDDDDNDEGYGGRQAYGNFKRKKKTGVAYGNPDEGELDEAQLEEKSKLRAEMKQEAKSSGGISGGGGRGGLSGNSAQKKRKQK; this is translated from the exons ATGCCCGCCGCAAAGGCTGGCGCAAAGCCAGAAAAAACCATGTCGTCGCGCTTGATGACAATGGGG TTTATGCAACGCTCTGCAGCCGCCAAAAAATCCCGAGCCTCAACAGAAGGAAGCCAAACCCCAGACTCAAAACGCGCCAGACTCTCCACCGAAGCATCCCCGGAACCCGCCGTCAAACCATCCTCAGACCTAGAAGCAATCTCAGCTGCCATTGCcgcagaggaagaaaaacgCAGAGAAGCATTGTCGAAACAAGCTGCAGAAGCGGGAGATACGGAATGGGTTCTTGACTATCCAGGAGTGAACCAGCAAGCTGCGCGGCCGATCGTTGTCGCAGCTGGGTCgttggacgatgatgacaatgatgaAGGTTATGGGGGTAGGCAGGCTTATGGGAACTTCaagcgcaagaagaagacg GGTGTGGCATATGGAAATCCTGACGAAGGGGAATTGGACGAAGCTCAGCTCGAGGAAAAGAGTAAACTCAGGGCTGAAATGAAGCAGGAGGCCAAGTCTTCGGGCGGCATATCGGGAGGAGGAGGCCGTGGAGGGTTGTCTGGAAACAGCGCGCAAAAGAAACGCAAGCAGAAATAA
- a CDS encoding DUF3431 domain-containing protein (COG:S;~EggNog:ENOG410PIKT;~InterPro:IPR021838;~PFAM:PF11913;~TransMembrane:1 (i20-36o)), with protein MLFFGSGLQSPRRRNREKSILITIFIIFAIYFLFYAKSSNRNFAAYDDEAMLEEIRRSKPAGSSSAHQSKPLIQKNMVVASMKKDNTSWLFEYFPDWHKSVYVVDDEDAELTVTENKGRESMVYLTYIIDNYDRLPESLLFIHSQQYQWHNDDPYYDGVRMLRNFQVPYLQKQGYVNLRCAWVLGCPVEIRPYSDTHREDVHAGEYFKTGFMELFPGVEVPNEVGVSCCAQFGVTRWKIHERPKSDYERFRKWLVKTDLKDELSGRIMEYSWHSTLILTLVIQQEMR; from the exons ATGCTCTTCTTCGGCAGCGGCCTCCAAAGCCCACGCCGTCGCAATCGCGAAAAATCAATCCTCATaaccatcttcatcatcttcgcaATCTACTTCCTTTTCTACGCCAAATCGTCCAACCGCAATTTCGCCGCCTACGATGACGAGGCCATGTTGGAGGAAATCCGCCGCTCCAAACCGGCCGGTTCGAGCTCGGCGCACCAGTCGAAACCACTCATACAGAAGAATATGGTCGTGGCGAGTATGAAGAAGGATAATACGAGTTGGCTGTTTGAGTATTTCCCGGACTGGCATAAGAGTGTTTACGTGgtggatgatgaagatgcgGAGTTGACCGTGACGGAGAATAAGGGGAGGGAGTCGATGGTTTATTTGAC GTATATAATCGACAATTACGACCGCCTTCCCGAATCgctcctcttcatccactCCCAGCAATACCAATGGCACAACGACGACCCCTACTACGACGGCGTTCGCATGCTCCGCAACTTCCAAGTTCCTTACCTCCAGAAACAAGGCTACGTTAACCTCCGCTGCGCGTGGGTTCTCGGGTGTCCCGTCGAAATCCGTCCGTACTCCGATACCCATCGCGAAGACGTGCACGCGGGTGAATACTTCAAAACGGGCTTCATGGAGCTGTTTCCGGGCGTGGAGGTTCCGAATGAAGTGGGCGTTTCGTGTTGTGCGCAGTTTGGGGTTACGAGGTGGAAGATTCATGAGCGGCCGAAGAGTGATTATGAGAGGTTTCGGAAGTGGTTGGTGAAGACGGATTTGAAGGATGAGTTGAGTGGGAGGATTATGGAGTATTCATGGCATAGTACGCTCATTTTGACTTTGGTGATTCAACAAGAGATGAGGTGA